The Cucumis sativus cultivar 9930 unplaced genomic scaffold, Cucumber_9930_V3 scaffold40, whole genome shotgun sequence genome contains a region encoding:
- the LOC116405870 gene encoding uncharacterized protein LOC116405870, with the protein MLLNYLITVYLNQDAVHDSNGPVSFAEIENNTTASIVELSNTLGNLDETHCSCSKHSAKRVWEASLSSLKSKKVKGVNLDHFHSHSNKNLDPESDVYDTCSQGCSLANSKHEILSSIYPKNPTNQCTQNFCQEFGSVNVASEDLNSEENTLGKPFKIMLMNIADETKKTQLMKSLDCLLQLVKGKLPGRQIC; encoded by the coding sequence ATGTTGCTTAATTATCTCATAACGGTTTATTTAAACCAGGATGCAGTGCATGATAGCAACGGTCCGGTTTCTTTTGCAGAAATAGAGAACAACACGACAGCTAGTATTGTAGAATTATCCAATACTCTTGGTAATTTGGATGAGACACATTGTTCTTGCTCTAAACATAGCGCAAAGAGAGTTTGGGAAGCATCACTTTCTTCCTTGAAgtcaaagaaagtaaaaggagTCAATCTGGACCATTTTCATTCTCACTCTAACAAAAATCTTGATCCTGAAAGTGATGTATACGATACCTGCTCTCAAGGATGCTCTTTAGCCAATTCAAAGCATGAGATTTTATCAAgtatttatcctaaaaatccaacCAATCAGTGTACACAAAATTTCTGTCAAGAATTTGGAAGTGTAAATGTGGCATCAGAGGACCTCAATTCTGAAGAGAACACATTAGgaaaaccatttaaaattatgctgATGAACATTGCAGACGAAACTAAGAAAACTCAGCTCATGAAG